Proteins found in one Methanomassiliicoccus sp. genomic segment:
- a CDS encoding phage tail protein, with product MPELFLNGKHILIKKGHRLIVCWDGKEVYGVVKVLQSGNVPGPLLPSRKKLPSPDRLFMGQSKGFQVVIKRGKDADQAFWEWFESTRDPTCNEGEARKDIEIKIVDEKGEVLASYSLINCLPIDLIIQPGLDANAGKMGMEELVLETKGLMIEE from the coding sequence ATGCCAGAATTATTCTTGAACGGGAAGCATATTTTGATCAAGAAGGGCCACCGGCTCATCGTGTGCTGGGATGGAAAGGAGGTGTACGGAGTGGTCAAGGTACTGCAATCGGGAAATGTCCCCGGACCGCTGTTACCATCGAGGAAGAAGCTTCCATCTCCGGACAGGTTATTTATGGGCCAGAGCAAGGGGTTCCAGGTCGTCATTAAACGAGGCAAGGATGCCGATCAGGCTTTCTGGGAGTGGTTCGAGTCCACTAGGGACCCGACATGCAACGAAGGTGAGGCCCGTAAGGACATCGAGATCAAGATAGTCGATGAGAAAGGAGAGGTACTGGCAAGCTATTCCCTCATCAACTGCTTACCAATAGACCTCATCATCCAGCCGGGGTTGGACGCGAACGCTGGGAAGATGGGCATGGAGGAGCTGGTCCTGGAGACCAAGGGCCTTATGATCGAGGAATGA
- a CDS encoding response regulator yields the protein MLVNDDQAVLETVAGLLSAEGDISVDIALSGEAALEKLATAKFDAVISDYLTPPAMNGIDLLRNARARGYMGLFLMFTDKCDEALALDAILNGADHFLPRCNGSRTDVALIRSLILRRVQRSEDEGGRQDAEAYHSLLMRLPDGFAYHQVIYDNAGGSPTTMITDANEAFERTFLPSGESVLGRDVRDLLNGQDIFEKRLAMAIDNIITSGMEARFTERSPDREKWFSVGVYISEPGHFVTMLSDVTALKVAERDLELYKRKMRFIGSQVRHDILNQLTALNGFLSLSQLKVEDRSVIEFLSKAGTSGNRMRRILELSREFEQLGMSPPVWVPARSAVDKGMEQVQGDRNAVKVDLEGLEIFAEPRVDLVFRTLVDNAFLHGKATEVHIYSAKAGEEHKIICKDNGTGIPPEKRKFLFDDRLDHSLFLTKEALAITGIRIEETSQGGGACFEIMVPRGCFRLTSKPQ from the coding sequence TTGCTAGTCAATGACGACCAGGCGGTGTTGGAGACCGTCGCGGGTCTGTTGTCGGCGGAGGGTGACATCTCTGTCGATATCGCTCTGTCAGGAGAGGCCGCACTGGAGAAGCTAGCCACCGCTAAGTTCGATGCGGTCATTAGCGACTACTTGACCCCGCCGGCCATGAACGGGATAGATCTTCTGAGGAACGCCCGGGCCAGAGGGTACATGGGTCTTTTCCTCATGTTCACGGACAAGTGCGACGAGGCCCTGGCCCTGGACGCCATACTTAACGGCGCGGACCATTTCCTCCCCCGTTGCAACGGCTCGAGGACGGATGTGGCCTTGATCAGGTCGCTTATCCTGAGGCGGGTTCAGCGGTCCGAGGATGAGGGGGGCAGGCAGGACGCTGAGGCCTATCACTCCCTTCTCATGCGTTTACCTGACGGATTCGCCTACCATCAGGTCATCTACGACAATGCGGGCGGATCACCGACCACCATGATAACTGATGCCAACGAGGCCTTCGAAAGGACGTTCCTTCCGTCGGGAGAGTCGGTTCTGGGCAGGGATGTTCGTGACCTTCTCAACGGCCAAGATATCTTCGAGAAGAGGTTGGCCATGGCCATCGACAATATCATCACCAGCGGCATGGAGGCGCGTTTCACCGAGAGGTCACCCGACCGGGAAAAATGGTTCTCTGTGGGAGTGTACATCTCCGAGCCTGGGCACTTCGTGACCATGCTCTCCGACGTGACCGCGCTGAAGGTGGCGGAGAGGGACCTGGAGCTCTATAAGCGGAAGATGAGGTTTATCGGCTCGCAGGTGCGGCATGACATCCTAAACCAACTGACCGCTCTCAATGGCTTTCTCTCCCTATCCCAGCTGAAGGTGGAGGACCGCTCGGTCATAGAGTTCCTCTCCAAGGCGGGGACGTCCGGTAACCGCATGCGCAGGATACTGGAACTGTCCCGGGAGTTCGAGCAGCTAGGCATGTCGCCACCGGTCTGGGTACCGGCCAGGTCGGCGGTGGATAAAGGGATGGAGCAGGTCCAGGGGGACCGCAATGCAGTGAAGGTAGATCTCGAAGGTCTGGAGATCTTCGCCGAACCGCGGGTGGACCTGGTGTTCCGCACGCTGGTGGACAACGCTTTCCTGCACGGTAAGGCCACAGAGGTCCACATCTATTCGGCGAAGGCCGGGGAGGAGCATAAGATAATATGCAAGGACAACGGGACTGGCATACCGCCGGAGAAGCGCAAGTTCCTGTTCGATGATCGCCTCGATCACAGCCTCTTCCTGACCAAGGAGGCTCTGGCGATCACTGGCATTCGCATCGAAGAGACCTCTCAGGGAGGGGGGGCGTGCTTTGAGATCATGGTGCCCCGGGGCTGTTTCAGGCTCACGTCCAAGCCTCAGTAG
- a CDS encoding cation-binding protein: MIEHRLIERMVAVMDKYQKKIDGGQDPDPGLHDDIIDFLSFYADRCHHGKEEELLFRALADKPLTPDMRSDMERLVSDHEHSRKLTGELRELNERLRKGDGTVTEGISRILAELVLNYPDHIYREDRSFFPQAMKYLDPQEREVMLQAFADFDRRLIHEKYEKLVQGAERR; this comes from the coding sequence ATGATCGAACACCGTCTGATCGAAAGAATGGTCGCGGTGATGGACAAATACCAGAAGAAGATCGATGGGGGGCAGGATCCCGATCCCGGGCTCCATGATGATATCATCGACTTCCTAAGTTTCTACGCCGACAGATGCCATCACGGAAAGGAGGAGGAGCTGCTGTTCCGTGCCCTGGCCGATAAGCCTCTGACCCCCGACATGAGGTCGGACATGGAGAGGCTGGTATCCGACCACGAGCATTCCCGGAAGTTAACGGGCGAGCTGCGGGAGCTGAACGAAAGGCTCCGGAAGGGGGACGGCACGGTGACGGAAGGCATCTCGCGCATCCTCGCGGAACTGGTGCTAAACTATCCAGATCATATTTACCGGGAGGATAGGTCGTTCTTTCCTCAGGCCATGAAATATCTGGACCCTCAGGAGCGTGAGGTCATGCTGCAGGCGTTCGCGGACTTCGACCGTCGCCTCATCCACGAGAAGTATGAGAAATTAGTGCAAGGAGCAGAGAGAAGATGA
- a CDS encoding DNA-processing protein DprA — translation MFNLKKLGLIACLNDNTAADIVGFLQQLPTDVADQVLEAYLSGRQGMEGEDGNQALMRLNERPVSNDILDRTTDRTDRYLKQGIRAVTYWEPGYPGILRLIQNPPLILYVKGTVFPGSSPVALIGTRHPSPKGLELAYEFGARLASRGHTIVSGLGRGIDAQAHEGALGAGGNTIAVMGTPVTEIFPEENRELASWIEGNGSLVSEITEEAQMNPGRFVHRNRIITGMSGSVVVMESARGSGIHRQVEVAIRQGRRVYAVDHGKFTDRDHGASFVQLKALGAIPIMHPDDAAPTGTKQLKLF, via the coding sequence TTGTTCAACCTGAAGAAGCTCGGTCTGATCGCCTGCCTGAACGACAATACCGCGGCCGATATCGTCGGGTTCCTACAGCAGCTACCCACGGACGTCGCCGACCAGGTTCTCGAAGCATATCTGTCCGGTCGACAGGGGATGGAAGGGGAGGATGGGAACCAGGCGTTGATGCGACTCAACGAGCGGCCGGTGTCGAATGACATCCTTGACCGCACGACCGATCGGACCGATCGTTACCTTAAGCAAGGAATAAGGGCCGTTACCTACTGGGAACCCGGATATCCGGGAATCTTGAGGCTCATCCAGAACCCTCCCCTGATACTTTATGTCAAAGGGACGGTCTTCCCCGGAAGCTCCCCAGTGGCGCTGATCGGGACCAGGCATCCCTCACCGAAGGGGCTCGAACTGGCCTACGAGTTCGGGGCCAGGCTGGCGAGCAGGGGGCACACCATCGTGAGCGGATTGGGCAGGGGCATCGACGCTCAAGCCCACGAGGGAGCGCTGGGAGCTGGGGGGAACACCATCGCGGTCATGGGCACCCCGGTCACCGAGATATTTCCGGAGGAGAACAGGGAATTGGCCTCCTGGATCGAGGGGAATGGCTCGTTGGTCAGCGAGATAACCGAGGAAGCGCAAATGAACCCGGGGCGATTCGTCCACAGGAACAGGATAATCACCGGGATGTCAGGAAGCGTGGTGGTCATGGAATCGGCTAGAGGCAGCGGCATCCACCGTCAGGTGGAGGTAGCGATCAGGCAGGGCCGGAGGGTCTACGCTGTCGACCACGGCAAGTTCACCGATAGGGACCATGGGGCCTCGTTCGTGCAGCTCAAGGCGCTGGGGGCCATACCGATCATGCACCCGGATGACGCGGCTCCCACGGGGACTAAGCAACTGAAGCTTTTCTGA
- a CDS encoding LD-carboxypeptidase, with translation MPVKPRRLKEGSVVAVISPSLAGPYIFPKVYQHGVSVLRDELGLEVVEMEHTRRPNYLMRLNPHLRGQDINDAFMDPGIDAIIATIGGDDSVRVLPHLRIQDIIERPKVLMGFSDTTTLLTYLAYKGMVTFYGPTVMAGISQIRHYPRSLEHLREMLFHPSAEHTYRPSPSYSEGYPDWSLDSSVGSISRKKRAPRWKVLQGEGRAEGTLFGGCIEVMEVLKGTRFWPPHTFWKDKVLFMEATEQMTSLTRLKQIMRNYGTMEVFENISALLFGRWRGYTSQQRREVERIIVRTVTEEFGRSDLPIIMNMDFGHTDPQMILPLGVRAEVDPTGPTLTLKESPLL, from the coding sequence GTGCCGGTCAAGCCCCGCCGCCTGAAGGAGGGGAGCGTGGTGGCGGTGATCTCGCCATCACTGGCGGGACCGTACATCTTTCCCAAGGTGTACCAACACGGCGTCTCGGTGCTAAGGGACGAGCTAGGCCTGGAGGTGGTAGAGATGGAGCACACCAGGAGGCCGAACTACCTTATGCGCCTCAACCCCCACCTCCGAGGTCAGGACATCAACGATGCTTTCATGGACCCCGGGATCGACGCCATCATCGCCACCATAGGAGGGGACGACTCGGTGCGGGTGCTCCCTCACCTGCGCATCCAGGACATCATCGAGCGGCCGAAGGTGCTCATGGGGTTCTCCGACACCACCACCCTCCTCACCTACCTGGCCTACAAGGGGATGGTCACCTTCTACGGCCCCACTGTAATGGCCGGTATATCGCAGATACGCCACTATCCTCGGAGCCTGGAGCACCTGCGGGAGATGTTGTTCCACCCCAGCGCGGAGCACACGTACCGGCCCTCGCCGTCGTACAGTGAGGGGTATCCCGACTGGTCGCTGGACTCCTCGGTCGGAAGCATCTCTCGCAAGAAGAGGGCGCCGAGGTGGAAGGTTCTGCAGGGCGAGGGAAGAGCGGAGGGGACCTTGTTCGGAGGGTGCATCGAGGTCATGGAGGTACTGAAGGGCACGCGGTTCTGGCCGCCGCACACCTTCTGGAAGGACAAGGTCCTGTTCATGGAGGCTACGGAGCAAATGACATCCCTCACGCGGCTGAAGCAGATCATGCGCAACTACGGGACCATGGAGGTGTTCGAGAACATATCCGCGCTACTGTTCGGGCGATGGCGTGGGTACACTTCCCAGCAGCGACGGGAGGTGGAACGCATCATCGTGAGGACGGTGACCGAGGAGTTCGGCAGGTCAGACCTGCCCATCATAATGAACATGGACTTCGGTCACACCGACCCGCAGATGATACTGCCCCTGGGCGTTCGGGCGGAAGTGGATCCCACAGGACCTACGCTGACGTTGAAGGAGTCGCCCCTACTTTAG
- a CDS encoding cation:proton antiporter produces MSADVRVVVDMALLLGLSGVLSIIFVKLKMPPIIGYLGAGIVLGPSMLPELWVEGNTVSLLSNIGIVLLMFYIGLETDLRKLKATGSKLLFIVCLQMPLVVAMGYLTGILLGFNSVQSIFLGAIISGTSTAVVVGVLYETRHIDKDMARTIVNITIFEDVGQVILLTMFSPLLAGDSPALGSTINMILGLILFLSLAIVFGTVLVPRLLNYIGGKFSSEILLIVAVGLCFSLAAISAEMGLSIAIGAFIMGMMISISKYSPRLMTEVEPLKELFMAVFFISIGLQISPLHIWENIVLAIIIAVVFIISKVATIWLGCYLTNMTAKDSFLIATSLIAMGEFAFIISKAAFDAGVVNEGFYSAVIGAALITMVAMPIITKRQLKLFDHIGKLLPEKVRCSLARIDDIHQTIDSKNSRTPNAARSEIKKYLSLIFVDILIALVVMIIFTNLERFSARLFDALSGLLLLPSELLMIVLIVIMAPIVYNMYSNVRAIARVLTKQVMESSRGSWMNERGVYLMFANLGTIALVLILLLILLPFMPQVVFRPVGIALVGLGAILILYLSWDTIKRAYDRFCQFIASEPEKEEKEGP; encoded by the coding sequence ATGAGTGCGGATGTCAGGGTCGTCGTTGACATGGCTCTCCTGCTGGGCCTGTCAGGTGTTTTGTCCATCATCTTCGTCAAGCTGAAGATGCCGCCCATCATTGGCTACCTGGGTGCAGGCATAGTCCTTGGCCCGTCCATGCTTCCTGAGCTGTGGGTGGAAGGGAACACCGTTTCTCTGCTGTCCAACATCGGCATCGTGCTGCTCATGTTCTACATCGGCCTGGAGACGGACCTTCGCAAGCTCAAGGCCACTGGATCGAAGCTGCTGTTCATCGTGTGCCTGCAGATGCCCCTGGTGGTGGCGATGGGCTATCTCACCGGCATCCTACTGGGCTTTAATTCGGTCCAATCCATCTTCCTGGGAGCGATCATATCGGGAACGAGCACGGCAGTGGTGGTGGGGGTCCTCTACGAGACTCGCCACATCGACAAGGATATGGCCAGGACCATAGTGAACATCACCATCTTCGAGGATGTGGGCCAGGTCATCCTCCTGACCATGTTCTCGCCTCTCCTGGCCGGTGACTCCCCCGCCCTGGGATCCACCATCAACATGATCCTTGGTCTGATACTGTTCTTAAGCCTGGCCATCGTCTTCGGGACTGTACTGGTCCCGCGCCTGCTGAACTATATTGGAGGGAAGTTCTCCTCCGAGATCTTGCTTATCGTGGCGGTGGGACTGTGCTTCTCCTTGGCGGCCATATCCGCCGAGATGGGGTTATCCATCGCCATCGGGGCTTTCATCATGGGCATGATGATCTCTATCTCCAAGTACAGTCCGAGACTGATGACGGAGGTGGAGCCACTGAAGGAGCTGTTCATGGCGGTGTTCTTCATCTCCATCGGACTGCAGATAAGCCCCCTCCATATCTGGGAGAACATAGTGCTGGCGATTATCATCGCCGTGGTGTTCATCATCAGCAAGGTCGCGACCATTTGGCTGGGCTGCTACCTGACCAACATGACCGCCAAGGACAGCTTCCTGATCGCCACCAGCCTCATCGCCATGGGTGAGTTCGCTTTCATAATCTCTAAGGCGGCTTTCGATGCGGGTGTGGTGAACGAGGGGTTCTACTCCGCGGTCATCGGCGCCGCCCTGATCACCATGGTGGCCATGCCGATCATCACCAAACGCCAGCTGAAGCTATTCGATCACATAGGGAAGCTCCTCCCCGAAAAGGTACGCTGCAGCCTCGCCCGGATCGACGATATCCATCAGACCATAGACTCGAAGAACTCGCGGACCCCTAATGCGGCCAGATCGGAGATCAAGAAGTATCTGTCGCTCATCTTTGTCGATATTCTTATTGCACTGGTGGTCATGATCATCTTCACGAACCTGGAGCGTTTCTCCGCACGCCTTTTTGACGCTCTATCTGGCCTCTTGCTCCTCCCGAGCGAGCTGCTGATGATCGTCCTGATCGTCATCATGGCCCCCATCGTGTACAACATGTACTCCAATGTTCGGGCGATCGCCAGAGTGCTAACCAAGCAGGTCATGGAATCATCAAGAGGCTCCTGGATGAACGAAAGGGGCGTCTATCTCATGTTCGCCAACCTAGGCACCATCGCCTTGGTCCTCATCTTGCTGTTGATCCTCCTGCCCTTCATGCCCCAGGTGGTCTTCAGGCCAGTGGGGATAGCGCTGGTCGGCCTGGGAGCGATCCTCATACTGTACCTATCCTGGGACACCATAAAACGGGCCTACGATCGGTTCTGCCAGTTTATCGCCTCCGAACCGGAAAAGGAAGAGAAGGAGGGGCCTTAG
- a CDS encoding rubredoxin: protein MKKWRCTVCGYVYDPAVGEPLSDLPPGTPFESLPDDWVCPMCGAPKSDFEPLDE, encoded by the coding sequence ATGAAAAAATGGCGTTGTACAGTATGTGGCTATGTATATGACCCTGCGGTCGGAGAGCCTTTGTCCGATCTGCCCCCCGGGACTCCCTTCGAGAGCCTGCCTGATGACTGGGTATGCCCAATGTGCGGTGCACCCAAGTCCGACTTCGAGCCCCTGGACGAGTGA
- a CDS encoding ACT domain-containing protein: protein MKYVIKQLSIFAENKPGRLAAIAEVLESEDVNILAFSIAEASGFGVVRALVSNPEKAQQRLADLGYVVSSTDVIGVRMRDEPGGLKEIAKILGDADINIEYAYAYSGRPAAVLILRVDQVEDAIRALLDGGGQLLERSELD, encoded by the coding sequence ATGAAGTACGTAATCAAGCAGTTATCAATATTCGCGGAGAACAAGCCAGGACGCCTGGCAGCCATCGCAGAAGTGCTGGAATCGGAGGACGTGAACATCCTGGCCTTCTCCATAGCGGAGGCCAGCGGGTTCGGCGTGGTAAGAGCCCTGGTCAGCAATCCCGAGAAGGCCCAACAGAGGCTCGCGGACCTGGGATACGTGGTCTCATCCACCGATGTCATCGGGGTGAGGATGAGGGACGAGCCCGGCGGCCTCAAGGAGATCGCCAAGATCCTGGGCGACGCGGACATCAACATCGAGTACGCCTACGCCTACTCCGGCCGTCCCGCCGCGGTCCTTATCCTGCGCGTGGACCAGGTCGAAGACGCTATCCGCGCGTTGCTGGACGGCGGCGGTCAGCTGCTGGAGAGGTCGGAGCTGGATTGA
- a CDS encoding YbhB/YbcL family Raf kinase inhibitor-like protein has product MSPPVSIRGCTSEYLALIMDDPDCPTGTFDHWLIWNIKGTNLIPENISHEEHPTELPGSSQGLNTGRELGYMGPCPPRGRPHRYYFKVYGLGEPLDLRPGASKVRLEKAMVGKVLQYGEAMATFQRV; this is encoded by the coding sequence ATGTCTCCTCCGGTAAGTATCAGGGGGTGTACCAGCGAATACCTCGCCTTGATAATGGACGACCCTGACTGCCCCACAGGGACCTTCGATCACTGGCTCATATGGAACATCAAGGGCACGAACCTGATACCGGAGAACATATCTCATGAGGAGCATCCCACGGAGCTGCCAGGTTCATCCCAGGGTCTGAACACCGGAAGGGAGCTGGGGTACATGGGCCCGTGCCCCCCGAGAGGAAGGCCCCATCGTTACTATTTCAAGGTATACGGTCTTGGTGAACCTCTCGACCTCCGTCCTGGGGCCTCGAAGGTGCGTCTTGAGAAGGCGATGGTGGGTAAGGTGTTGCAGTACGGCGAGGCCATGGCCACCTTCCAGCGGGTCTGA
- the acsA gene encoding acetate--CoA ligase — MQIDESGDESTRSPDEATISRLTEVLPAVTPGNLEDYEKGCCESNWTSVYKEFGWSNSGSYNVAVECLDRHAHNWRKNKIALFSVTANGETMKYTFREMSQLTSRFADGLMRLGAVKGDRILVYLDRTSELYMAVLGIVKMGGIVGPLFSALGPEAVKDRALDCSAKYFVTSPYLYKRLEPIRDELVDVEKFIIVGNDSDLKDRTVSFDDVMAQGDPRFRAMGMSPADPYIIHYTSGSTGKPKGVMLGQKALVQQWFTSKNVLDLRDDDVYWCTADPGWVTGTSYGIFGPWSLGTSLISFEGRFDPGRWYSILQDFGVNVWYTAPTALRMLMRAGDELVKQYDLSALRHVCSIGEPLNAEVVRWGNKVLERRIHDTWFQTETGAIMISNYPCMAIKPGSMGKPIPGVQVGIVDEEGNEVEPGQEGFLAIRPGWPSMMLGIWRNTSRFKEYFNVPGWYISGDQAYKDNEGYFWFLGRADDVIKTSGERLGPFEVESALIEHPAVAEAGVIGKPDELRGEIVKAFITLRPGHRPTKELNDDITQFVKARLAYYAYPREIEFVEKLPKTRSGKIMRRVLKAMEQGQPLGDLSTLED, encoded by the coding sequence ATGCAGATAGACGAGAGCGGGGATGAGAGCACGCGTTCCCCGGACGAGGCGACCATCAGCCGTCTGACCGAGGTCCTTCCGGCGGTCACCCCGGGAAATCTCGAGGATTATGAGAAGGGATGCTGTGAGTCCAACTGGACCTCTGTTTACAAGGAGTTTGGTTGGTCCAATAGCGGATCCTACAATGTTGCGGTTGAGTGCCTAGACCGTCATGCTCATAACTGGAGGAAGAACAAGATCGCCCTGTTCTCAGTGACAGCGAACGGGGAGACGATGAAATACACCTTCAGGGAGATGTCCCAGCTCACCAGCAGATTCGCCGATGGCCTGATGAGATTGGGTGCCGTGAAGGGCGATCGCATTCTCGTTTACCTTGACCGCACGTCCGAGCTGTACATGGCAGTGCTGGGCATCGTCAAGATGGGGGGTATCGTGGGACCCCTGTTCTCGGCCCTGGGGCCGGAAGCGGTCAAGGACCGAGCCCTGGACTGCAGCGCCAAGTACTTCGTCACCTCACCGTATCTCTACAAGAGGTTGGAGCCCATCCGCGATGAGCTAGTGGATGTTGAAAAGTTCATCATTGTGGGCAACGACTCCGACCTGAAGGATAGGACGGTGTCCTTCGACGATGTGATGGCCCAGGGCGATCCACGCTTCCGGGCCATGGGCATGAGCCCGGCCGACCCATACATCATACACTACACCTCTGGGTCGACGGGTAAGCCCAAAGGGGTCATGCTGGGCCAGAAGGCCCTGGTCCAACAGTGGTTCACATCCAAGAACGTCCTGGACCTTCGGGATGATGATGTCTACTGGTGCACCGCCGATCCTGGATGGGTCACGGGGACATCATACGGGATATTCGGCCCTTGGAGCCTGGGGACCTCCCTGATATCGTTCGAGGGTCGGTTCGACCCCGGGAGGTGGTATTCCATCCTGCAGGACTTCGGGGTCAACGTCTGGTATACTGCCCCCACAGCACTGAGGATGCTGATGAGGGCCGGTGATGAGCTGGTCAAGCAGTACGACCTTTCAGCCCTGAGGCATGTGTGCTCGATCGGCGAGCCGTTGAACGCCGAGGTGGTCCGCTGGGGGAACAAGGTCCTGGAGAGACGCATCCACGATACCTGGTTCCAGACGGAGACGGGTGCCATCATGATCAGCAACTACCCCTGCATGGCCATCAAGCCCGGCTCTATGGGCAAGCCTATACCGGGAGTGCAAGTGGGGATCGTCGATGAGGAAGGCAACGAGGTCGAGCCTGGTCAGGAAGGGTTCCTGGCGATACGGCCGGGGTGGCCATCCATGATGCTGGGGATATGGCGTAACACATCGAGGTTCAAGGAGTACTTCAACGTTCCTGGCTGGTACATCTCCGGTGACCAGGCCTACAAGGACAACGAGGGATACTTCTGGTTCCTGGGCCGTGCGGACGATGTCATCAAGACCTCCGGCGAGAGGTTGGGGCCGTTCGAGGTGGAGTCCGCTCTGATCGAGCACCCGGCCGTGGCCGAGGCCGGTGTCATCGGCAAGCCGGACGAGCTGCGAGGCGAGATCGTGAAGGCGTTCATCACCCTTCGTCCAGGGCACCGGCCCACAAAGGAGCTTAACGACGATATCACACAGTTCGTCAAAGCCCGTCTGGCATACTATGCCTACCCCCGGGAGATCGAGTTCGTGGAGAAGCTCCCCAAGACCCGTTCCGGCAAGATCATGAGGCGGGTGCTCAAGGCCATGGAGCAGGGTCAACCGCTGGGGGACCTGTCGACGTTGGAGGACTGA
- a CDS encoding phenylacetate--CoA ligase, giving the protein MEEMSRADLEALQFKLLKTLVYRLYSFSDFYSSRMKMAKVHPDDIRSLDDISKLPFMYKKDLRDNYPDKMFTGSQEDLVRYHVSSGTTGKPTVVGYTQRDLDNWSTSVARGLTSIGLGRRDVIQVSYGYGLFTGGLGLHYGAEKIGATVVPASVGNTERQIELIQDLKVTAVACTPSYMLHMSEVAQKMGVDIQRDTQLRTAILGAEPWSEEMRTRIQNNTGIKAYDIYGTSELSGPLFTECTEQNGIHIWGDLAYVEVIDPDTGERLGPGEKGELVITMLQKEALPMIRYRIGDITSYHNDECACGRCHTRISRITGRVDDMLIIRGINVFPSQVEYSLMSIPELGEHFQIVVDRKGALDTMMVRVELKSAAFSDKLDDLIRLKGKVVHVLKNDLNVAVDVELVSPGTLTRFEGKAKRVVDRRQI; this is encoded by the coding sequence ATGGAAGAGATGTCGCGGGCCGACCTCGAGGCCTTGCAGTTCAAGCTTTTGAAGACCCTGGTGTATCGTCTGTACTCCTTCTCCGACTTCTACAGTTCCCGTATGAAGATGGCCAAGGTGCATCCCGATGATATCCGCTCGTTGGACGACATCTCCAAGCTGCCGTTCATGTACAAGAAGGACCTCCGCGACAACTACCCTGACAAGATGTTCACAGGCAGCCAGGAGGACCTTGTCCGCTATCATGTCTCCTCCGGCACCACCGGGAAGCCTACCGTGGTAGGCTACACGCAACGAGACCTGGACAACTGGTCCACATCAGTGGCCAGGGGCCTGACCTCCATCGGGCTGGGGCGGAGGGATGTAATTCAGGTGAGCTACGGCTACGGCCTGTTCACCGGTGGCCTGGGGCTCCATTACGGGGCGGAGAAGATCGGCGCTACCGTGGTCCCGGCCTCAGTGGGCAACACCGAGCGACAGATCGAGCTCATACAGGACCTGAAGGTCACGGCAGTGGCGTGCACCCCCTCGTACATGCTGCATATGTCGGAGGTCGCCCAGAAGATGGGTGTGGACATACAGAGGGACACCCAGCTGAGAACGGCCATACTGGGGGCGGAGCCCTGGTCCGAGGAGATGCGCACCCGCATCCAGAACAACACCGGCATCAAGGCCTACGATATCTACGGGACCTCGGAGCTGTCCGGTCCCCTGTTCACCGAGTGCACCGAGCAGAACGGGATCCACATCTGGGGGGACCTTGCCTACGTGGAAGTAATAGACCCTGACACCGGGGAGAGGCTAGGTCCGGGAGAGAAGGGCGAGCTGGTGATCACCATGCTGCAGAAGGAAGCTCTCCCCATGATCCGTTACCGCATCGGAGACATCACCTCCTACCATAATGATGAGTGCGCCTGCGGCCGCTGCCATACGCGGATCTCCCGCATCACCGGCCGTGTCGATGACATGCTCATCATCCGCGGCATCAACGTGTTCCCCTCGCAGGTGGAGTACTCGCTCATGTCCATCCCCGAGCTGGGGGAGCACTTCCAGATCGTGGTGGATCGAAAAGGGGCGCTGGACACCATGATGGTGCGGGTGGAGCTGAAGAGCGCGGCGTTCTCGGACAAGCTCGATGACCTGATACGGCTCAAGGGGAAGGTGGTCCACGTGCTAAAGAACGATCTCAACGTGGCCGTCGATGTGGAGCTGGTATCACCAGGGACGCTCACCCGCTTCGAGGGAAAGGCCAAGAGGGTCGTGGACAGGAGGCAGATCTGA